The following coding sequences lie in one Arachis ipaensis cultivar K30076 chromosome B03, Araip1.1, whole genome shotgun sequence genomic window:
- the LOC107632007 gene encoding cyclin-dependent kinase G-2: protein MAAGRHGGYRDNEFRDRESNLDVSRRGFANSKEDYDRVRNGGRDVVRGGSRDARDRIRVRQKDIREREASNGGHRSSSSRSDSGSSGGGGSDGGGLGPRRCGFSAKTMDREPGELSSESGSDGAIEPESMMKDSEVANVEHNRTRSPPPPEKKRKFSPIVWDQDDKEVSEPSKTKSKVSTAPVTALPPPPPLPKSFVRSPNVPYGGVEIHPVKKSETKDVELPEATRATMPSPGSHSMSPKQAWHNDREAEQQEGEDYVPSHNISSSRWAAVDNSPGDEGEIIDDEELPRRKRRLSPELLDTKLRNKLLSPVEAKKEGFDGGRAKSSESDERGSHGRTSSGDDHPGTASEKDDYMEIDAQGGKSDTSINHSETDSEDEDDRRETPEPPAPPQRMVNMLQGCRSVDEFERLNKIDEGTYGVVYRARDKKTGEIVALKKVKMEKEREGFPLTSLREINILLSFHHPSIVDVKEVVVGSSLDSIFMVMEYMEHDLKGLMEAMKQPFSQSEVKCLMIQLLEGVKYLHDNWVLHRDLKTSNLLLNNRGELKICDFGLARQYGSPLKPYTHLVVTLWYRAPELLLGSKQYSTAIDMWSLGCIMAELLSKEPLFNGKTEFDQLDKIFKILGTPNETIWPGFSKLPGVKVNFVKHQYNLLRKKFPATSFTGSPVLSDAGFDLLNKLLTYDPEKRITAEAALNHEWFHEVPLPKSKEFMPTFPAQHAQDRRMRRVLKSPDPLEEQRRKELQQGESGTGGIFG, encoded by the exons ATGGCGGCTGGTAGGCATGGCGGCTATCGTGACAACGAGTTTAGGGACCGTGAGTCGAATTTGGATGTTTCAAGGCGCGGTTTCGCGAATTCGAAGGAAGATTACGATCGGGTTAGGAATGGAGGCCGTGACGTTGTGAGGGGTGGGAGCAGGGATGCAAGAGATAGGATTAGGGTTAGGCAGAAGGATATTAGGGAGAGAGAAGCTTCCAATGGCGGTCACCGGTCATCTTCTAGTAGGAGTGATTCTGGCAGCAGCGGAGGTGGTGGTAGTGATGGTGGCGGGCTTGGGCCCCGACGGTGTGGCTTTTCTGCCAAGACCATGGATAGGGAGCCTGGTGAACTTTCCAGTGAGAGTGGGTCTGATGGTGCTATTGAACCAGAGTCAATGATGAAAGACAGCGAGGTTGCGAATGTTGAACATAATAGGACTCGATCCCCGCCCCCACCAGAGAAGAAAAGGAAGTTTTCACCGATTGTGTGGGATCAGGATGACAAGGAAGTGAGCGAGCCATCTAAAACTAAATCTAAGGTTTCCACTGCTCCAGTGACTGCTCTTCCACCTCCGCCTCCACTGCCAAAATCATTTGTGCGGTCACCTAATGTTCCATATGGTGGAGTTGAGATACATCCTGTTAAAAAGAGTGAAACTAAGGATGTTGAATTACCGGAAGCTACTAGGGCCACTATGCCTTCTCCAGGATCGCATTCCATGTCTCCAAAACAGGCTTGGCATAATGATCGTGAAGCTGAGCAACAAGAAGGTGAGGATTATGTTCCTAGTCATAATATATCATCTTCGAGATGGGCAGCTGTAGATAACTCTCCCGGTGATGAGGGTGAAATCATCGATGATGAAGAATTGCCTAGGAGGAAGAGGAGGCTGTCTCCTGAGTTATTGGATACAAAACTACGGAACAAACTATTAAGCCCAGTGGAAGCTAAAAAAGAAGGATTTGATGGTGGCAGAGCTAAATCATCTGAATCTGATGAACGAGGTAGCCATGGGAGAACGTCCAGTGGGGATGATCATCCCGGAACTGCGTCGGAGAAGGATGACTACATGGAGATTGATGCTCAAGGTGGAAAAAGTGATACTAGTATTAATCATTCTGAGACGGATTCTGAGGACGAGGATGATAGGAGGGAGACTCCAGAACCTCCAGCGCCACCACAAAGAATGGTCAACATGCTTCAGGGTTGTAGAAGTGTTGATGAGTTTGAGAGACTTAACAAGATAGATGAAGGAACTTACGGTGTTGTATATAGGGCCAGAGATAAGAAGACTGGAGAAATTGTAGCATTGAAGAAAGTCAAGATGGAGAAGGAAAGAGAAGGATTCCCACTGACTTCACTTAGGGAAATAaacattcttctttctttccacCACCCATCCATAGTTGATGTTAAGGAAGTAGTGGTAGGGAGTAGCCTTGATAGTATTTTCATGGTTATGGAATACATGGAGCATGATCTTAAAGGTCTGATGGAAGCAATGAAGCAACCATTTAGCCAGAGTGAAGTAAAGTGCTTAATGATCCAGCTTTTAGAAGGTGTTAAGTATCTTCACGATAATTGGGTGCTTCATAGGGATTTAAAAACTTCTAACCTCCTTTTGAATAATAGAGGTGAACTAAAGATATGTGATTTTGGTTTGGCTCGACAGTATGGGAGTCCATTGAAACCATACACACATCTCGTGGTTACTCTTTGGTACAG GGCACCTGAACTTCTTCTAGGGTCAAAACAATATTCAACAGCCATTGACATGTGGTCTCTAGGTTGTATCATGGCGGAACTTTTGTCCAAAGAACCACTATTCAATGGGAAAACAGAATTTGATCAGCTTGATAAG ATTTTTAAGATTCTTGGCACACCAAACGAAACAATTTGGCCTGGGTTTTCAAAATTACCTGGAGTCAAGGTCAATTTTGTTAAGCACCA GTATAACCTCCTGCGCAAAAAGTTTCCTGCCACTTCGTTCACTGGTTCCCCAGTCCTTTCTGATGCTGGATTTGATTTGTTGAACAAGCTTCTTACTTATGACCCTGAAAAG CGGATCACGGCTGAAGCTGCTCTCAATCATGAATGGTTCCATGAAGTTCCTCTTCCCAAGAGCAAAGAATTTATGCCAACCTTTCCTGCTCAACATGCTCAAGACAG GCGGATGCGGAGAGTATTAAAGAGTCCGGATCCTTTAGAGGAGCAGCGCCGTAAGGAGTTGCAGCAGGGTGAATCAGGCACAGGTGGAATTTTTGGCTAG
- the LOC107632009 gene encoding uncharacterized protein LOC107632009 translates to MRYLEDKGCYNNHGPTAQDTPNSSAMYSDFHKGNNAAAAACGSSHQQHRTTMGKPTPSKWDDAQKWLVGLSKGGGEKSHQSKSSKPRDSNADDLRLIAPVPQKENGYSSASEKEDEDQEHDGRETMKIECCDESLWRTNYNNNNKGSSTNSNSIAVQSICFRDMGTEMTPIASQEPSRTATPIRATTPATRSPIHSGASTPVRPQNGGMESHSGEGHQGSSNPSCKVSEKKAEDHARKLSPLESRALAWDEAERAKYMARFKREEVRIQAWENHQIRKAEMEMKKTEVKAERMKALAQEKLANKLAATRRIAEEKRANAQVKLNEKALRTTERADYIRRTGQVPSAFSFSFNCKFPSLCCCW, encoded by the exons ATGAGATACTTGGAGGATAAAGGGTGCTACAACAACCATGGACCAACGGCACAAGATACCCCAAATAGCAGTGCAATGTACTCAGATTTTCACAAAGGAAACAATGCTGCCGCCGCGGCTTGCGGTTCTTCCCATCAACAACACAGAACAACCATGGGGAAACCAACACCTTCTAAGTGGGATGATGCACAAAAATGGCTTGTAGGATTGTCGAAAGGCGGAGGCGAGAAGAGCCACCAATCGAAATCAAGCAAGCCAAGAGACTCAAATGCAGATGACCTTAGATTGATAGCACCAGTTCCACAGAAGGAGAATGGTTATTCAAGCGCTAGTGAGAAAGAGGATGAAGATCAAGAACATGATGGAAGAGAAACCATGAAGATAGAGTGTTGTGATGAGTCACTTTGGAGAACCAactacaacaataacaataagggTTCTTCAACCAACAGTAACAGCATAGCAGTGCAGTCAATATGCTTTAGAGATATGGGGACTGAGATGACACCAATTGCTAGCCAAGAGCCTTCAAGAACTGCTACGCCGATTCGAGCCACTACTCCGGCAACTAGGAGTCCAATTCACTCTGGGGCTTCAACTCCGGTGAGGCCCCAAAATGGTGGGATGGAATCTCATTCTGGTGAGGGTCATCAAGGATCATCAAACCCTTCTTGCAAGGTGTCTGAGAAGAAGGCTGAAGATCATGCAAGGAAGTTGAGCCCTCTTGAAAGCCGAGCATTGGCTTGGGATGAAGCAGAACGTGCTAAGTATATGGCCAG GTTCAAGCGTGAAGAGGTGAGGATTCAAGCATGGGAAAACCATCAGATAAGGAAAGCTGAAATGGAAATGAAGAAAACGGAG GTGAAAGCCGAGAGAATGAAAGCTCTGGCACAAGAAAAGTTAGCAAATAAACTTGCTGCAACAAGAAGAATAGCTGAAGAGAAGAGAGCTAATGCACAAGTGAAGCTGAATGAGAAAGCATTGAGAACTACAGAACGAGCAGATTATATAAGAAGAACAGGACAAGTTCCATCTGCGTTCTCTTTCAGTTTCAACTGCAAGTTCCCTTCCCTTTGTTGCTGCTGGTAG